GACTTAATCATTGAGAAACTTGGCTTTGATTGTTTACATCGGGTTGTATCTATTGGTTTTTCAAGAGGAATTTAGATTGGATGGAATGAGTCTATTTGTGTTGAGGTTATTAAAATTCATCCACAATTTAGCTTAACGAAGGTATCAGATAAATCTCTCAAACATCTAGTTTCAATCGCATTTGTTTATGGTAACCCAAATAAGCAGAAGCTAAGCTTTCTCTGAGAAGAGCTGAGATTGACTTTTTATAGTGAGTGGATCAATTGGTTAgcaatttaagattttaatgcTATCCTCTCAGATAATGAAAAGAAGGGTGGACGGGTCGTTGGAAGGAGATGTTctttattttgtgattttatggATTCAGCCAATCTCCATGACTTAGGTTTTCGAAGTCCAAAATTTACGTGGATAAGAGGAGGAATTGTGGAAAGATTAGATAGGAAATATGTAACGAAACTTGGTTGTCTACTTTTCCTAACAGTTTGGTGACTCATCTTCTAAGACTTAAATTTGATCATAGGCCTCTTATTCTTGCTACCAAACCAGAAGTTTGTTATTATAAAGGGCACCCTTTCTAGTTTCTGGTAGGATGGGTTAAGCATCCGAAGTTCATTGATTTtgttaaggaaaattggaactaTAATGGGCGTATGATGGAATCTCTCAATTGTTTTACTTCTAGTATCAAGATTTGGAATAAATAAGTTTTTGGGCACATTGGCACTaagaaaaaaatctttatataaAGACTTGCGAGAATCTAGAGAGAATTGGATAGGGTGCATTCTGATCATCTTTTGCATTTAGAGATGGATGTGCGTGAGGAGTTGGAAAGTGTTTTACATCATGAAAAGTTTCTTTGGAAATAGAAGGCGATGTACGGTGTGTTGAATTTGGGAGATCGAAATATTAAGTTTTCCCATAGACTCACCTTACAAAGGAGGAAGGGTAATAAGATCAAAGCCTTGAAAAGTGGTAATGAAGAGTGGATTTATGAGGAATAGGAGCTCAAACATAAGGCAGTtacttttttccaaaaattttatggtgagcAATTAAGCCTGTTGAGAGACCTTCCTTCAAATGCTTTTCCTAAGCTTGATGATTCTGAGATCCACTTTTTGAGCCGGTCAGTTATGGACGAGGAAATTAATAGAGCAATGTTCAATATGGCCCCTTTGAAAGCGCCCGACAATGATGGTTTTCATGCCTTTTTTTTCCAGAATCAATGGGAGCAAATATGCGGCTCTGTATGTGATTGGGTTAAAGGGATTTTTGCGGGTAACCCTATTGATCCGATTTTAAATAATTCCTTAGTTGTCCTAATTCCTAAATAAAAGAGTCCTgaaaattttactcaatttcaaCCAATCAGTTTGTGTTCAGATCTTTATAAACTGGTTATAAAAATCATCACTAATCGTTTCAATGTGGTCTTCTCGAAGATAATAGCCCAGAAACAGGCAGGCTTTATAGCTGGCAAATATATCACTGACAACACCATCATTGCACAGAAGGTCGTTCATTTTATGAAAAGTtggcaaaaaataaaaggtagaTGGCCGTCAAAATAGACTTGGAGAATGCTTATGATCGAGTTCGGTAGGAGTTTATTGAGGTTTCATTACAGGCTGCAGGTATCCCAATTTTCCTTATTAATGTAATCATGTTTGATATTACATATTCTACTTTGCAGATTCTAGGGAATGGTGTCCCTACACAAAAATTTAAGCCGGCTAGAGGTGTCCGTTAAGGTTCTCCCTTATCTCCACACCTTTTTGTCTTGTGTGTGGAGTGGCTTGGCCATAGCATTCTTGCACACATTGATTCTAAGCATTGGGATCTGATTAGATTATCTTGTTTGGGTCCACCTCTTTCTCACATATTTTTTgcaaatgattttattatttttggtcgAGCTAATGTTCAACAAGCTCAAATTCTTAAAGGTATATTGGaaagattttgtgaaatttCTAGACATCAGATAAACGCGTAAAAGAcgaatatttttttctctaaggGGGTTGATAATGGGCTAGCTTTGaggattaaaaatattttgggaTTTCAAAAAGTGAATAATCTGAGATCGTACTCGGGTGTGCCACTTTTTCATGAGTGAGTTACCAATAACACTTTAAGATTTGTGGTGGACAAGATTCGAAGTAAGTCGAATAGTTGGGATGCGCAAAAGCTCTCTTTAGCTGGAAAGGCCAATTTTGCTCAATTTGTTCTTTtatcaatcctaagttttttTGTACAGTTTATAATGATCTCTAAGGGTATTTGTGACCAATAGAGTGCTTGGTAAGGCAGATTATTTTGGGGTCTTCTACTAGTGGGAAAGAAATGGCGTTGGTTTGCTAAGAGTATGTTTGTCAGCCAAAACCTAATGGTGGTTTAAAATTAAGACAAGTTCAGGATTCATAACACTGTCTTCATGATGAAAATTAGGCTTCAGATTGTTTCAGAGCTAGAAGCTCTTTGGGTTCGTTTCCTCAAGTCAAAATATAGGATCCATAATGGTATACTGGAAACCTTGAATCAAAGTAGCGGCTCCTTCATTTGGAAAAGCCTATCAAATGTATGGCCTCTAATTcgagaaaatttaatttgatcgGTGGGAGATGGCAATAGTTCTAACTGCTAGAATGATCATTGGATTCCTATTGTtgttcttttttgtatttttattccATCTCATTCTAACTTGGCGATGGATTGCCCACTTAACGACATGGTTACGGGTAAAAGACACTAGAATCTTGATCTTTTCAAACTTTGGCTCCCAGACGAGATCATCCGGAGGATTGTGGGGGTCCCTCCGCTGTATTCAACAGTTGGTTCGGATAGAGTCATTGGGGGAAGGTCTACAACAGGTTCCTTCACACTAAAAATGCCTATGGGAGAATAAAAGGTAGGTTGTGGAACACAAAAGAGATAATTTGGTAGATTCCGTGGAAATTTCAAGGTCCTTAGAGggttaaatatttcatttggcTTGCACTCTAACAACGTCTGCTTACTAATGTAGAGATAATGATGAGGTGTATTTGTACCAATAGTTCTTGTGGATTCTATCATTACGAGCTAAAAGATGTGATGCACGCTTTAAGAGACTGTCTAGCAGCTAGAAATATCTGGAAGCTTGTTGTCCTTGATGATAAGATGTCTCTATTTTTCTTAAGAGATCTTCATGAGTGGTTTGTGAAAAACCTTTAAAATCTCCATCGGATACGATTAAGAGATGTTGATTGGCAGTGTTTCTTTGATCTTACTGTGTGGCGTATATGGAAAAAAtgcaatattcttttattctagGGTATTCCGTGGAGTGccaatgaaattattaaagtcTCCTATAGTTAGGCTAAAAAATATGCTCTTTCTAATAATAAGTCAACAAAGCAGGCCTCACGAATATCACCACCACTAACGTCCCTAGGCAGTAAAGGGGTTTGCTTAAGTTCAAATGGTGTAGTCAAAGAGGATATAGGTTTCGTTGTAGCTGGGGGAGTGCTGTGGgatcaaaaaagaaagatggatcccAGGGTACAATAggtatttgggtttttttttttttttttggttatggAGGCCAAGTTATGGGGCATCTTAAATAGATTAGTGCTTCTTTTGAAGAGGAGCTCTGATTTTGTGATAATCCAAACTGATAGCATGGAGACAGTTCAGGTTATTCAATATCAACTATGCTAAGGAGAATTCACCAACTTTTGTCTAGAATTAGACATTAGGACATTAGGACATTCGACAAATTCCAAGGGAAAATAATGGAGAAACCGATGGAATTGCTAAACTAGTTCAAGCCGAGGGAAAATAATGTTACTTGAGAGAAATTAGTGAGTTTGATTCATTAGAGcctattatttttttccttttcggTTTAACAAAAATGGACTAAAATCATTACAAATGGAGTAAAATTATCATAGATGGTATATTATTAAGGTAATATAAAATTACGTAAAAAAAAAGGTGGTTTTGAGTGtattatcaaaatttgagaTAAGAAAGTGATTTCGAAATATAGTATTACCACCAATTATCTTTTTGATTTCGTGAATCAAATGTGCTTTAACCTTCCTTAAACCAGAAGCAAAATGAAAGTATATTAGAGTTATTTCTAGGTTGGAAGAATAATAGTTATTGACTCAACTTATAAGCCCACAAAACATGTTCAATTGTTTGAGATATAGTCAATCCAAATGCGATGAttgaataaaacatttatttttaaaaaattgacattgCTTCATTATCAGTATATAATTAGGCTATCAAGACAAGAACGTCCGTTTGTTTTTTcctttggaaatcaatggccaCCAAAATCTAGAAGCTTGTCTACGTAATTTCCTTAACTTATCTTTAAttccataatttattattatttgtttgttaatttaattcttaaacaaaaatataaatgtttttagTTACGTCACGGATGATATTACAATCAACtcaaaagaataatatataatatatatatatatatactttactACATGTTTTAATGTAAGACTATAcgatattagaaaaataaaataatttgtttgtcATTGAAGTTTGATTCACTGGTATAAATTAAGACAGCTAAGGTATACCGTTCCCATTACATATGGATTAAAGAAATTGCTAAATGTTCTATAACTTAACTTATagaagtttcttttatttctatttcgtGACAAATAtttcaactttattttaaatttcgtttaatcaatttatttattacttttcttTATATACATTCTATCGCTTGAGGTGTTGTGATATCCTCTTCTGGGTAGTCTTTACTCACCCGATTCACCAATCACCCAATCCTATGTAGGGTCAATTTTGGCAatgaaaattcatcaaattagcCTAAAACAACCAAATTTGACTGAGAATGAGAGAGACACACATTAGCTTAGTTTTAGCCTTAATTTTCTCTagattttctcttaatttttctGCACTTTTTCTAAGGTTTAtatttcctctttttctttcttagttttagagtttatttttctgcatttacTTCTTGTTCTTAATGTTCATAGTGTTAGTTATTACTGTagcttagttttatttacaCTTTCGGTCATTGTACCTTGGTTGTAAGATATTTCTaactttagtttaatgtatttcattttcttttacttttaatcaGTTAAAGTTTGttacttttatgtttattgctttCGATTTTCTTGTTGAATTCTTTTAGTTTCatgttctttaaattttcttgcataaaatccaaactttttatattttttaagctttattttaatGGCTTCTTTGCTTTTCATTTCCATGTTTATTCTCTTTATACACGTCCAATCGATCCTTCTGATAGCCCgtaaaaaccaaaaaatgaatttcatgtagaatcaaatggatagaaatgaattgaaatgatgaaGTAAGAGAAATGAATCGCATTCACAAATAAATGTGTTTTCTTGCTAAGTAAaaaaatgacttgagaattgatttaaggtttttaaattattatttaattaattataattaaataattgaagttaaaaatataattaaattaattagtcattatgaatttgttgaataagaaaattaagtatattttctcaaagattttttacggtaaagttgtcacgactttaatgaaattaaaattggttgagaaaattatttaattgagaaattaatttagttaacttaataatttaattaatttaataaataatatttattttggaaatagaaaCAAGTATTgggataaattatattataaagtgttgggtcaAAAGGTCCagaaaatacatataattgGACTCAATACATGAGAGACTCAATACCCcttatgtatataaaagggtGACAACTCCAGCATTTATTAACTAGGGTATGCCACCCACCCCTCTCTTAATTAGATTAGAAGAGTgctttctatttaaaatttaaataatattattttacaatgaCTGGATAAGAAAGACGGGTTCTTCAAAAAACTCATAGGGAAATTTCTTGCACTCCTCCACCAATAGGATCACTCAAATTCAACTGCGATGCAGCTTTTAATTGCTCATCCCACAAAACAAgcattgttattattgttagagACAGTCAAGGGTTGATAGTTTCGGGAGCCAACGCGCAAGTGGCTGGTTCATCGGAACTTACGGCTAAAGCCTTTTCTGTAAGGCTAGGTTCTCGACTAATTCGCCTTCACAATTGACATAATACCATCCTTGAATTCGACAACAAATCTTGCATTGATGCATTGCTTGGTATAAGGACACTCATTCGAAAGTTGCTTTCGTATTTGATGAACTCCCTCATTCCTTCTGATTGTAGCtactcattttttttcttagggAAAGTAATAGGGCTTGTGATTGGATTGCTAAGCACTCATGTATGGGACTTGTTCGGAGGATTGGATTCTCAATCACCCTTTGAAGCTACAAGACCTCTTATAACTTCCTCTTTCGTAATgaaaaattgatgattttttaatacaaaaaataacTTGATTTAAAAGTCTCCCTTGTGCTACCCAATCCTCCGATGCCCATTTCAAGTTCCACGCCCAAATCCTTTATTTTCATGCGACAATTGCAAAATTTATTTGCGATATAATTGCACTTTCACAATTTAATGAGTTAAATTCTCGTAAAAGTATcgtaaaattttctatattgtattataattatattttaatttttattaaaaattaataaaataattttatacattatagaaaagagtaaaaatttaaaattttaatttgtaataaatttattaatatttttctgaAGCTAAACGTATTTGAGTTGTGAGTAAAACTCTTTCAACAATAACGATTTATTAGTATGAGTAAATTTAGTTCTAACCATGTAAAAAATTTACCTTAAATATTGATTGGTAAATGATAAGATGTAGACAAACATAGAAGTTCTAGAAAAGGGAAGAGAAAATTTGGGAAATTTAAGATAAACAATGCTGAGACAGCAGCCACACTAAAAAGAAACACAAAACTTTTGCCGTACCAATGGTAGTTAACCACATTAAGATTTTTTTCCTTAGTTTCCAACCAAAAGTCCAATTTTTCCGAGTCACAAGAGTCTGCGCAcgtgtttttatctttttcttcttttacttacaatcaatcaaaaaaactaaaatatcaaacttccttattatttggtaaattttaaaatttatagtcAGCATTTACCTCTTAATAGACCTATATGGTATGGAGAtcagataaatttatttttaatagaaataaaagtattcCTCTAAATCACTAAAAAAACACACCgtaatttagaaattaattgaTGTAgacataaaatgaaatttaaaaacttactTAGAAGATGTAGAAAAAGCTAAACCATTGTCCCTTTCAAAGCTTAGCTAACCCTTGtgttttaatgttaatttaatactaaatttcCAATCCTTTCTTTCTTGTAACCTTCCTTtgtcaaaatttcctttttatctTTATCTCCTTCCTGGAAACCACCTTTCACACCAAcacaaaaaacccaaaattttgaatggTTATATAAACCCTGAAAAGTGCTTATTTGTTTCCCAGTTCAACCATCATATCTTGTTCAATTTCTCTCTAGAAACTAGATGGATGTACTAGGCGTTCACCAAATGAAAAACAAGAAGAAGCAGTTTAAGAAAAGAGATTGTAAGAAAGATATTAAAGTGGTTTATATTTCAAGTCCCATGAAGGTGAAGACATGTGCCTCACAATTCCGAGCTTTAGTGCAAGAACTCACCGGGAAAGACTCTAACGCCGCCGTCCGCTTCATGGACAATGACGACAACGTTTCCGATCATTCTCCTGCCTATTCCGACTCAACGAGGGATGATGGTGTTCTTGAATTGCCTTTCGCAAATTCCAATCACCAATCTATGTTTGAATCATACGATGAGGGGAGTTTCTGGGGGATGTTTACATCTAATTTGTTTCATGATCCTTCTCAGCTCGACACTTTCAGAAGCTTTGGatcaacttaatttttttttttaatatctatatgtatatatgtagtTAATTCTAATATAATATAGGCTCTTAGTCTATAATTTAtggaatacatatatataggcATGCACTTACTCATTcctattaatttatttgagaGTTTCTTTTATGATGaacttttcacatttatttttaattaattgaatgatGGCAGCATTCGATAATTATATGTATAGGTCAAGTAGAAATGTACATTCGAACAAACTACAATGTAAAACAATGCACAACGGATTAAGAAACAGCAGACAAAATCGACACAAAGTGTACGAATATATGTCTGATCaaattataatgtaaaatttaactagTACAATGTAGAATGGGTTAAGAACTAAACAAAACTAGCACAAAGCATAAACGTAGAGCGGAAGGAAGCCTCACACATTATAATTGCAATGATGGAACCTGAATTTAGACCAGGCCTCGATCTTTACCAATTATGCCGAGGATTTAGTGGCAAAccatgattattttttaaattaatggtTACTAGATGACACTTTAGCATAGTCAACAAATGCTAACTTTTTTCATCTATTTACAAtgtgatttgataaataatgcAAGTTCAATGGgtaaaagagacaaaaaaaaataaatggagggctaaaatgaattttttttgtaaagttggtgGGGCAAATAAGTCagtatgaaaaagaaaaaatgggagGGATCCACTTATACTGATGTGAAATTAAAGTGGTCTTACGTCCTTCTGTAactttttatatgattaatattttaataatccaatcgtcatatttattttcatgctCCATTCATGTAGATCATGAATGTCAAgtttgacataaattaaaaaaatttaactatttgttttatgtaaaaaaattcaacctttaaatatatattaatatagagaatattttagatcgatatgatagaaatatccAATTGATTCAAAACTTACATACATGACAGTAcaaatatcttaataaattcaacagttggattgttaaaattttaattgtataaaaaattacgAAAGATGTTAAATcactttaattttacattagTGTAAGTAGAtctctctttaataaaaaatataaatttgtaagGCTATAGTAACAGTTTAATGGGATTATATTTGATTCACCGGTAGTGCATAAGTTCTACACACCATCACTTAACTACAAATTATCactgaaaaattaagtaaatataattaaaagcttatctaattattatttttataatttttcttctccTCCCATGTATAGACACAAAAATAATAAGTTTCTACCATTCACGTATGATTTTACCTTTTATCTCTTAATCTCATTTTAGATGATTATAGAGTTTACTTTTAGTATTCTGAATCTTCATCAAGCAAAAACTATCCCATTCCAAAAATAGAATGGTGTGAATGTCAAAGTTAAAGCAAACACCTTGAACTCACCATTACATTGAGATTGTGGGTGAGATCTTTCATCCCTTTCACTTTAGTCTTGCAGTAATAGTGAGATTTTGGAATTTAGTGAATTGTAAAACTTTATCAataggagaaaaaaattataaaaaagaaaattaaggttaatttttaattatgtttaattaattttttaaatatttattaaaaaagtgtttgacattatttatttttctcattaatGAAATAACAAGTCATCATTAAGTGATgatatataaaacttatatacCATCTATTGAATAGTATGAAAATAGTTTGGAGGAGTTAATTTGTTGAGAAAGTAGTTAAGTAGTTAAATCAGTTACTTAAGCTCTTTGCTTAGTTTATAAAATCAAGTTTATGCACATTGTAATGGATGATCTGGTTCAATACACAAATGAGCTTCTTCTCAATTTTCTAGTTATTGGTTCGTTTCTCTATTTCGTTTCTGTTTTGCCTGTTATCTCTGGTTACCTTCCTCGCGGCTATTGTCGAATCATTGACATTTTTACATGGTATCAGAGTTATTGTTTTTCGGCCGGTTGATCTATGATTACTCATTTTTATGGATCCACCATCAATTCTCGTTGTTACTCAGGTCAGTCCGTCTTTTACAAACAAGAAAATCAGTGTTTGCCTTAATGATCATAATTTTCTTCTCTGGAAGCAACGTGTTGTTTACGATTCATGGTAAAGGTCTGGAAGGTTTTCTTGATGTGATCTAGGTTGCACCACCGTGAGTCATCATGTTCGCCACAATAGAGGCAAATTTCAATCCCAATTTTCATAGGCACAAGAAGTAGGATTGCGCTCTTGCTTCTTGGTTGTTGTCCACCATCAGTCCTCATATCTTGCCCAGATTGGTTGGTGCTGAGACTTCTCATTTCATCTAGAGTACATTATTGAGGTTGTTTTCCACCAGTACAACCGCCAAAGTCATGCATCTCCACTGTCAGTTGCGTGTCATGAAGAGAGTTGATCTCTCGATATGTGATTATATCACAAAAATCAAAGAAGTATATGACACAGTAGCTGCTTGTGGAAATGCCACAACTGAAGTTGAGCAAATTGCCACAATCTTAAACGGTTTACCATCTAAGTATGATTCATTTGTGGCTATTATAACTTAATGTAAGGAACCCTATGATCTTGAAAGTGTGATTTTTGATCTTATGGATGTTGAATCAAGGCTAGGAGATTCTTTGCGTGTTCCTCTGAGCATCAACAATGCTCAGTTTTTTGTGAACAATTTTGATCGTTCATCAGGTAATACTCCTTACTTGTCTGGTTGTAGCTATGTACAACAACGCGTGCCTCATGCTTCGAGTAGTTATGCAAGTAGAAGATGGGTTTAATACAACAATCGATTGCAATGCCAACTATGTGGCAAACTTGGACATCTTGTAGATCTATGCTTCTATCATTTGATCAAAACTTTGCTGGGGTGATAGCTCAAGCCTATGGTCTTAGGCTTGTTTCAGTTGCCGGAGTTAACTCATGTGCCTTTTCTGAGGCTACAAAACAatcaaacttttcttttaagggTTATTGTCTgtatgtaacagcccaattttgggtctagtcggaacagtagttttgggaccacaaatctgacgagaaaaaaattattttaaaattttgacatgagttgcattatgataggaaggttgcatgaaaatatagatataaaaattttatcgatttagtgattaattaaggaaatgacctatttgtataaaatgtagaaattgaattctAGAAACTAGAAGGgttaaatagctatgaaattcaaaactagaggtccttatatggtaaatagactATCAATCAAAAGATGGTAGATTTTTATGGATGAATCATCCATGgaatttgagaaaagaaaagaactaaattggaatttggggaaattaaaagatgataattaattatatgaacatatcatcttttctatcatcttcttccccaaaatttacatggaaaccctaggaGAGAGAAAAGAGACTTTCTTGGCATAAATTGGTAAGTAATcatgtcccgtttttaataaattttatatttttgagatcgagATAACATGTTCTCTCTATTTTGAGGATTTATTTGAAAAGTTATCAAGGTATGAAAATTGTGCCATGGATGAACAtgctgaaaattgaaaatttatggtagaaaataaaaaggttgttagtaaataaacaactttACATAGTGATTTTGGGTGAAATTgagatttagggactaaatggtAAAGTTGTGAAATTCAAAGGAAAATTCTGATTTTTATGAAATCTATGGACTGTTATAGACACATATGAATTTCGTTTAGGCTTGAAAAGGggattgaattgcatgaattttatttttcgagcctagggacgaaataggaattaatgaaaagtttaggggtaaaaatataatttttccaaagagtgatttttgaactaaattgaataatgtgaatgttaaataagttaaatgtgttgttataaatcaagaaagacgagaaattgaccGTGAtcgataaaaaaagaaaagtgagaaaaagtgaaaaattatgaaagagtacattcaacaacaaaacagtttagacaacaacagttgtgtgactttgaaaaatcaccaaaaatggtggaaattgaattggaggctgaataatatatgaaattaaatctggaagagtcagaatcccctattctgacttttctgacttggaaaaatcattaaaaattgtacaaaaataattataggttataatttatatgtttaaaattcttaatgagtctattttcaagagaaataaacgaAGACATCATTCTAATTCTGTACAatgacataattaatttttagtgaagagatgTCGAACCTGTCGAACaatgaaataggggaaactttaaagaataaactgtacttattggctcaaccaaaaattctaaaacttttatggtaggaagatatgtgagtctagtttcaggaaaaattaactaatcttaatttggagctctgtaacttaagatataaataaattagtgactctgacACAGACAGCTTAAATTTACATATAGGAAAATAGTGAtagtatggataatgttgtttaaatatgttatacacattaaggatgtggaatggagaggaggaggaggaaaaacagagggaaatggaaaattatcaaaatgcccCTGTATCTTGGTATTTCTGAAAGCCTAGTAAGTTTGTATCACTACAATTCaaactttatcattattatgtgtttaatttactaattatgtatggtaagtattttaaggtaagtgtttagtaaaatgaaaatttatgattgGGTATTGAAATTGAGACTGATACTGAACTGAATTATAGAATACTAAATATTGTTTTgagtactaaattgaattgtgaagttactgaatattgttatgtgtACTGCATTGAACTATGAAATTACTGAAGTAATGAATTACTGCACTACtgtgaaactgattgaaataaggaattataattgatattgaactaagatggaaattgtattgtaaaatgaattaaataccctattaactagtcgggctagtcagatatagttggcatgccatagaatatggaagagtacgggttaggggtgttacaccgtATGTACCTGCTAACCCTAAAACTTATTGTTCTTATGTATTTACTATGGTCTCTTCCACTAGCAGGTAAGTACAAGGGTCTTATTTGTCCATTGATGCAATTAAGACCATCGGACCTACTAATGAGCTTGGTCAAGCAGATTTAGTGACTACCATTGTACGATTTGTTTCCTCTTATTTTCCTGACTCCGGTGCTACACATTATTTAACCAATGACCTTGCTCACCTTTATGCCCGCTAACATTACTCCGGTCAAGTATGGTAATCATAAGTGATGGTACTTCtttaaatatttcacatattggttatgtaacaaccctaacctatatccgtcatcgaaatagggttatggagtattaccggagtttacagatcaaatataATTGAATcgtatcatttattattcatatccaaaatcaaacattttctatcatattgtcccttaaatggaCCCTCGATGTCCACTTTATGAGTGAGAagcaaatcgggactaaatcgagaactTACAGAATTTTTTacgaaatttcaaaaattttcctagatgcaggggacacacgcctgtgtgggtaggccatgtggctcacatggccaagTGATATGCCCGTGCCCTAGGCCGTGTaggcattcgatgtgaggcgcacagccgtgt
The sequence above is a segment of the Gossypium raimondii isolate GPD5lz chromosome 4, ASM2569854v1, whole genome shotgun sequence genome. Coding sequences within it:
- the LOC105780974 gene encoding sigma factor binding protein 1, chloroplastic, with protein sequence MDVLGVHQMKNKKKQFKKRDCKKDIKVVYISSPMKVKTCASQFRALVQELTGKDSNAAVRFMDNDDNVSDHSPAYSDSTRDDGVLELPFANSNHQSMFESYDEGSFWGMFTSNLFHDPSQLDTFRSFGST